A segment of the Aridibaculum aurantiacum genome:
TCCTGCTCGCTTGATGGACCTGTACCTGATACATGAAAACGGTAGATATAAACAAACGAGAAAATGATGCAGGCATAAAATCCGTATAGCCACCACTTAGGAAGATCATTGTCTAACTCGCGTATGCCATCGTACTCGTGACCCAAGACGATCTTCTTTTCTTCGTGTGCCGGCTTAAAGCTGTTGGCTTTTTCCCACCATACTTTCCATGTTGGAATTTTTGCTTCTGCAGCTTCCGCTATCACTTCAGGTTTGTCTTTTGCCAGTAGTGTTCTTAGCTGTGCTACCAATACTACCAGCACCAGTAGCTCAAGTGCTATAATAGAAATCAGGATGAAAAATGTAGTAGCATACAAGCCTCCGTAAGTAGCAGGCTGAACAGCTGATGTAGCTTCTGCCGCATCCTGTGCAAAAGCTGCTGTAGAAATAACAAGCATAGCTAAAACCGATAGCACTTTAGTGGCATTGCCTGTTGCCTGTAATTTTTCTTTATGACGATCTACGTTTACTTGTGCCGCACCAATCACCACATTAGCTAATAATGCTATCGCTAGTAATAATGCTACTATAACTACGAGTAATATAACAGCTAATGAATTGCTTAGTACGGATGGCTGCGGTGGGCCTGCAGCAAATGCAGTTGCGGTTGCAAATAAAGAGCATCCAAATAATGCAGCCCCTTTCAACCCTATTCTTTTACCAGGAAATTTCATGTTCTAAAGGTTTTCTGTTTTTTATTTTTTGTCATCGCCATCCAGCGGGATGTTGCTTAGCACTTCTATCAGTTTTTTATCGGCACGTAGCGCCCACAGCGCCATGATGATAAAAAAGGTGAAGAAGATGAGAAATGAACTCATGCCGAATACATCTACTCCTGTTATTTTCTCTAGGTAGTTTATGAATTTCACGATCTGTGATTTTGAGTTTTGAGTTTCATGTGATGAAACTCCAAACTTGTTTATGATTTATAGAGCGTGTTACCTGCTCCTGTTTATTCTGCTGTACAAGTGAGTGACACAACGATGTTGCTATATGTACTGAAGCTGGTTCAACACATACCTACATCTACTTAAGATCTGCTACTTGTTTAGGTTCTGCTTTTATATCGGTGCCTACGCGCTGCAGGTAAGCTATCAAGGCTACTATTTCGCTGGTGCTGCTAGCTTCCAGCTTATCCTTCTTCAGGCTCTCTTTTATTTTGTTGGCCTGCTCCATGTAATCTTTAGTAGCTACTTTATCGTAACCTGCTTCGTAAGGAACACCGAGCGTTTGCATAGCACGTATTTTGGCAGGTATGATACTGGTGTCAACTTTTTTATCCATCATCCATGGGTAAGAAGGCATGATAGAACCCGGCGACATGCTCTGCGGCTCCAGCATGTGGTTGTAGTGCCAGCTATCAGGATACTTGCCACCTATACGGGCAAGGTCCGGACCGGTGCGCTTGCTTCCCCACTGGAAAGGATGATCGTAAATGAACTCGCCTGCTTTGCTATACTCGCCATAGCGTGCTACCTCGTCGCGGAAAGGGCGTATCATTTGCGAGTGACAGGTATAACATCCTTCCTGCACATACAGGTCGCGGCCATGCAGCTCAAGCGGAGTGTAAGGTTGTACAGATGAAATAGTAGGTACATTGCTCTTGATAAGGAATGTAGGAACGATCTCCAGGACACCACCTATCGCTACTGCTATGAGACTATACACCAACATTTGTACAGGGCGTCTTTCTATCCAGCGATGCCAGTGTTGCTTACCATGTACTTCTATTACTTTAGGTAATGGTGGCGCTTCTGCAGCTTCGTTGGCTACCAGTTTGCCTGCAGCTACGGTTTTATAAATGTTGTATATCATTATAAACACACCTACCAGGTAAAGCAATCCACCTACGCTACGTGTCATATACATAGGCAGAATGTGTGTTACAGTTTCAAGGAACTGGAACTTCAGCTGACCTTCTTCAGTGAAGGTCTTCCACATCATACTTTGTGTGAAACCAGCCCAATACAATGGCACTGCATACAGTACAATACCAATAGTACCTACCCAGAAGTGCGCATTGGCCAGCTTCTTAGAGTATAGGCTTGTTTTGAAAATTTTAGGGATGATCCAGTAAAGAACACCAAAGGTGAGAAAGCCGTTCCAGCCTAGTGCACCTACGTGTACGTGTGCTACTATCCAGTCAGTGTAATGAGCTATACCGTTCACATTTTTCAGGCTCAGCATCGGGCCTTCAAAGGTGGCCATACCATAACAGGTAACGGCTACTACCATGAACTTCAATACTGCATCCTCACGCACTTTATCCCATGCGCCACGTAGGGTAAATAAACCATTCAGCATACCTCCCCATGATGGAGCAATCAGCATAACACTGAATACCACTCCAAGGCTTTGTGCCCAATCAGGTAGTGCAGTGTACAACAGGTGGTGAGGACCTGCCCATATATAAATAAAGATGAGCGCCCAGAAGTGAATGATAGAAAGACGGTAGCTGTATACCGGGCGATTGGCTGCCTTAGGAAGGAAGTAATACATCAGGCCCAGGTAAGGAGTAGTAAGGAAAAATGCTACTGCATTGTGCCCGTACCACCACTGTACCAGCGCATCCTGTACACCTGCATACCAGCTATAGCTTTTGAAGAATGTAACAGGAATCTCAAAAGAGTTTACAATGTGCAGCATAGCTACCGTAACCCAGGTGGCTATATAAAACCATATAGCTACATATAAATGACTTTCCCTGCGCTTGATGATGGTGCCAAACATATTGATACCAAACAATACCCAGATAAGTGTGATAGCAACATCAATCGGCCATTCTAATTCAGCATATTCTTTACCGGTAGAATACCCTGCCAGTAAGGTGATGGCTGCAGCGACTATGATCAGCTGCCATCCCCAGAAATGTATTTTACTAAGTGCATCGCTAAACATGCGCGCTTTACACAGGCGCTGCAGCGAATAGTACACGCCCATGAAAATTCCATTACCTACAAAAGCAAAAATCACTGCATTGGTATGCAATGGTCTTACGCGTCCAAAGGTGGTTGGGGCAAAATTGAAATTGGCCGCCGGTAAAAACATTTGCACCGATGCCAGTAAACCTACCAGCATACCTACGGCACCCCATAATATGGTAGCATAGGCAAACATCTTTACGATGCGATTGTCATAATAAAATTTTTCTACTTGCATTTTTTTTATGTGTTTCCTGGATTTACTTGATTGAAAGTTTGATGAAAGCCCGTTGTTGTTCGTCCTGCAGAGGGGTTAGGGTTGAGAAGGAGGATCGTCAAACAACATTCTTACCGGCGGGCTTTGTTCATCATCAAACTGACCTTTTTTTACGCTCCATAAAAACGCCAGCAGGAACAGTCCTGCTACGGTTATACTTGCTATTAATAAAAGGAATATGACACTCATGATTTATTATTCAGGTATCAAAAGTAGAAACGGTGGTAAGGGAGCAGGATGACGATGCTCAATGCGTTTTATGATTGATGTCATGAAACCGTCATGCGGTGGAAGTGAAGAGGGCAAAGCAAGCGGGAGTGGTGCTAAGACTGTTTCAGGTTTAAATCATCTCAATCAATAAGGATGTATTGATACATAATGTTAACCACCCACTATAGAAAAATCTTGAGTTTTAAACGCTGATGATCATCATCTACATGTGCCGGAAAAGCTGATGTTGCCCGGCCAATTACATGACATCTTACTTTGGCTACACCAGCAGGTTAGTTTAGCTTTGCGCCCAGTCGATAATAAAATAAAACCAACATTTCCATGAGCTACATTTCAGAAATTCATGCCCGGCAGATACTTGACAGCCGCGGTAATCCAACTGTAGAAGTAGATGTAATAACAGATAATGGTACTATAGGACGTGCAGCTGTTCCAAGTGGCGCCAGCACAGGTATACACGAGGCGGTAGAACTACGCGACAATGATAAAGGCGTATACATGGGTAAAGGTGTACTGCAGGCTGTAAAAAATGTAAATGAAATAATTGCTGATCCACTGCTTGGCTGGCCGGTAAACGACCAGACCGGAATAGATGCACAACTGCTGGAGCTGGATGGCACAGAAAATAAAAGCAAACTGGGTGCTAATGCTACCCTGGCAGTAAGTATGGCTGTAGCCAAAGCTGCTGCACAGGAAAGTGGCCTTCCGCTGTTTAGGTACCTGGGTGGTGTAAACAGCACCTTGCTGCCAATGCCACTAATGAACATCCTGAATGGTGGTGCACATGCTGATAACAAAATAGATTACCAGGAGTTTATGATCGTACCTGTAGGCGCTACTACTTTTAGTGAAGGCCTACAGTGGGGCGTTGAAATATTCCACCACCTGAAGACTGTACTAAAGAAAAAAGGATACAGCACCAACGTAGGTGACGAAGGAGGTTTTGCTCCAAACATCCAGAGCAATGAAGAAGCTATTGAAACCGTGCTGGAAGCTATAGAAGCAGCAGGTTACAAAGCAGGTTCACAAATAGGTATTGCACTGGATGCAGCATCGAGCGAAATGTGGAAAGGCGACGAGAATGTTTACCATTTCCATAAGAGCGATGGCAAAAAGCTGAGCGTAGAGCAGATGGTGGAATACTGGGTAGAGTGGGCTAACAAATACCCTATCATCAGTATAGAAGATGGTATGGCCGAAGAAGACTGGAAAGGATGGAAGCTGCTTACTGATGCGCTTGGTAAAAAAGTACAGCTGGTAGGTGACGATCTATTTGTTACAAACACAAAGATCCTTCAGCGCGGTATAGACGAAGGAGTAGCAAACAGTATCCTGATAAAGGTGAACCAGATAGGAACACTTACAGAAACCATCAATGCGGTACAACTGGCGCAGCAAAATGGCTATACTACCATTATGAGCCATCGCAGCGGCGAAACAGAAGATACTACCATTGCTGACCTGGCTGTTGCTTTGAATTGCGGCCAGATTAAAACAGGTAGTGCCAGCCGTACAGATCGTGTAGCTAAGTACAACCAACTAATAAGAATAGAAGAAATGCTGGCTGAGTCTGCGATATACCCAAAAGGCAGGATCCGCTTTAGCAAGTAAGATAGTTTTCCACCTTACATCATCGGTGATCATAATGCTGCTACTTTTATGATCACCGATTTTTTTGTGCCCATGCAAAAGCTTTCATTCGTTTTCTCCATGATCAAAAATAAATACCTGCTATCGGTGTTGGTGTTCGTGGTATGGATCAGTTTTTTCGATCGGAACGATCTATTTACACAATGGGAGCGTAAGAACGAACTGGAGAAACTGGAAACAAGCAAGGCTTATTACGAAGCCGAAATCATTTCTACAGAAAAGGAACTGGCAGAGCTGCAGAACAATCCCGCAGCATTAGAGAAGTTTGCCAGGGAGAATTTTTACCTGAAGAGGCCTGAGGAGCAGGTGTTTATAGTTGTAAAGCCGGAAGTGGAAAATTCTGAGGTAACAAAACAATAATAATTAAACAACCTCGTTTATTTGGTAATAGGATTGAAGGATCAACTAAACTTCTTAATTACTTATGCCAAATTTCACCACCGAGGACCTGCTGCAGTACCTGTACAGGGAGACCTCACAAAATCAAAAGGCGGATATTGAGAAGCAGATGCAGACAGATTGGGCCCTTAAGGAGAAATATGATGTTTTGACAAACTACCTGAAAAAACTGGATAGTGCTGTTGAAAGTCCCCGTACCCAATCAGTGATGGCTATACTCGATTATGCCCGCGCTTCTGCGGAAGTTGTATAGCTGAGGCACTTGCTAAAAAATGTTCAAAACCGGTATCTTCGGCTTTTTCTACTATGATGAAGCGCGATAGATACCGGTTTGTTATTGAATACTTTCAACAACATTCGCCGGATGCAGAGACGGAGCTGAATTTTGAAAATCCTTATCAACTGCTGGTAGCAGTTATTTTATCTGCCCAATGTACCGACAAGCGGGTGAACATGACCACACCCGACCTCTTCAGGAAATATCCTAATGCCTTCAAACTAGCCGATGCACAATACGATGATCTGTTTGATATCATCAAAAGCATTTCTTTTCCCGGCAATAAAACCCGCCACCTACTGGGTATGGCGCGCATCCTGGTCGACAAACACAATGGTGAAGTGCCACTGACCGTGGAGGAGCTGGTAGAACTACCCGGTGTAGGAAGAAAAACGGCTCATGTGATTACTTCGGTAGTTGATAACCAGCCGCACATGGCCGTAGATACACACGTCTTCAGGGTTTCGGCCAGGATAGGTTTAACTACCAATGCCACCACACCACTAGCTACTGAAAAGCAACTGGTAAAACATCTTCCTCAAGACCTTATTTACATAGCTCACCACTGGCTGATACTGCACGGCAGGTATATATGTGTAGCGCGAAATCCAAAGTGTCATGAGTGCGGGCTGAAGCCTGCATGTAAGTTTTACCAGGCTACGCAAAAG
Coding sequences within it:
- a CDS encoding cbb3-type cytochrome c oxidase N-terminal domain-containing protein — its product is MKFPGKRIGLKGAALFGCSLFATATAFAAGPPQPSVLSNSLAVILLVVIVALLLAIALLANVVIGAAQVNVDRHKEKLQATGNATKVLSVLAMLVISTAAFAQDAAEATSAVQPATYGGLYATTFFILISIIALELLVLVVLVAQLRTLLAKDKPEVIAEAAEAKIPTWKVWWEKANSFKPAHEEKKIVLGHEYDGIRELDNDLPKWWLYGFYACIIFSFVYIYRFHVSGTGPSSEQEYAIAMAKAEAAQEEYLKKAANKVDENTVTLITDAGALAEGKKLFGASCAACHGPEGGGIVGPNLTDDYWLHKGSVKDVFKVIKYGVPEKGMKSWKDDFSPVQIANISSYIKSLHGTKPANPKEPQGELYTEETQPTADSTKAPDNKLAANR
- a CDS encoding CcoQ/FixQ family Cbb3-type cytochrome c oxidase assembly chaperone, which encodes MKFINYLEKITGVDVFGMSSFLIFFTFFIIMALWALRADKKLIEVLSNIPLDGDDKK
- the ccoN gene encoding cytochrome-c oxidase, cbb3-type subunit I, giving the protein MQVEKFYYDNRIVKMFAYATILWGAVGMLVGLLASVQMFLPAANFNFAPTTFGRVRPLHTNAVIFAFVGNGIFMGVYYSLQRLCKARMFSDALSKIHFWGWQLIIVAAAITLLAGYSTGKEYAELEWPIDVAITLIWVLFGINMFGTIIKRRESHLYVAIWFYIATWVTVAMLHIVNSFEIPVTFFKSYSWYAGVQDALVQWWYGHNAVAFFLTTPYLGLMYYFLPKAANRPVYSYRLSIIHFWALIFIYIWAGPHHLLYTALPDWAQSLGVVFSVMLIAPSWGGMLNGLFTLRGAWDKVREDAVLKFMVVAVTCYGMATFEGPMLSLKNVNGIAHYTDWIVAHVHVGALGWNGFLTFGVLYWIIPKIFKTSLYSKKLANAHFWVGTIGIVLYAVPLYWAGFTQSMMWKTFTEEGQLKFQFLETVTHILPMYMTRSVGGLLYLVGVFIMIYNIYKTVAAGKLVANEAAEAPPLPKVIEVHGKQHWHRWIERRPVQMLVYSLIAVAIGGVLEIVPTFLIKSNVPTISSVQPYTPLELHGRDLYVQEGCYTCHSQMIRPFRDEVARYGEYSKAGEFIYDHPFQWGSKRTGPDLARIGGKYPDSWHYNHMLEPQSMSPGSIMPSYPWMMDKKVDTSIIPAKIRAMQTLGVPYEAGYDKVATKDYMEQANKIKESLKKDKLEASSTSEIVALIAYLQRVGTDIKAEPKQVADLK
- the ccoS gene encoding cbb3-type cytochrome oxidase assembly protein CcoS; amino-acid sequence: MSVIFLLLIASITVAGLFLLAFLWSVKKGQFDDEQSPPVRMLFDDPPSQP
- the eno gene encoding phosphopyruvate hydratase; translation: MSYISEIHARQILDSRGNPTVEVDVITDNGTIGRAAVPSGASTGIHEAVELRDNDKGVYMGKGVLQAVKNVNEIIADPLLGWPVNDQTGIDAQLLELDGTENKSKLGANATLAVSMAVAKAAAQESGLPLFRYLGGVNSTLLPMPLMNILNGGAHADNKIDYQEFMIVPVGATTFSEGLQWGVEIFHHLKTVLKKKGYSTNVGDEGGFAPNIQSNEEAIETVLEAIEAAGYKAGSQIGIALDAASSEMWKGDENVYHFHKSDGKKLSVEQMVEYWVEWANKYPIISIEDGMAEEDWKGWKLLTDALGKKVQLVGDDLFVTNTKILQRGIDEGVANSILIKVNQIGTLTETINAVQLAQQNGYTTIMSHRSGETEDTTIADLAVALNCGQIKTGSASRTDRVAKYNQLIRIEEMLAESAIYPKGRIRFSK
- a CDS encoding FtsB family cell division protein codes for the protein MQKLSFVFSMIKNKYLLSVLVFVVWISFFDRNDLFTQWERKNELEKLETSKAYYEAEIISTEKELAELQNNPAALEKFARENFYLKRPEEQVFIVVKPEVENSEVTKQ
- the nth gene encoding endonuclease III, with translation MKRDRYRFVIEYFQQHSPDAETELNFENPYQLLVAVILSAQCTDKRVNMTTPDLFRKYPNAFKLADAQYDDLFDIIKSISFPGNKTRHLLGMARILVDKHNGEVPLTVEELVELPGVGRKTAHVITSVVDNQPHMAVDTHVFRVSARIGLTTNATTPLATEKQLVKHLPQDLIYIAHHWLILHGRYICVARNPKCHECGLKPACKFYQATQKAATKKSAAV